In Carassius auratus strain Wakin chromosome 36, ASM336829v1, whole genome shotgun sequence, the following are encoded in one genomic region:
- the krt98 gene encoding keratin 98 — MSSRNTGVYGGGGFNLADGLDPSADEKTIMQNLNSRLASYLEKVRSLENANTELEQKIREHIQSRPDVDVTFKQTIFQDTIQDLRNKIHLASQDNGALLLSVDNARLAADDFKKKYEKELEMRMSIEADILKLRKVLDEFSLSRSDLEIKIENLNEELIILSRYHEEEMSVTRAEAVGHVDVSVDAAPSMDLMKAMTEIRQHYETVTEKKRQELETWYETKTAPVEQEVVTQNEELHNSRIELKELTNTLQKLQIELQTQQSLKSALDGELEETQARYGDQLARLQATVTSLEDQLSQFHNNIASNKREYETLLDVKNRLEHEIAEYKRLLDGNERESDKDVTKTITVMESTVDEKTVDSSESSGSVDDDEQND, encoded by the exons ATGTCTTCCAGAAACACCGGTGTATATGGAGGAGGGGGCTTCAACCTAGCTGATGGGTTAGATCCGTCGGCTGACGAGAAGACCATCATGCAGAATTTGAATAGCCGCCTTGCCTCCTACCTAGAGAAGGTGCGCTCACTGGAGAACGCCaacactgagctggagcagaAGATCAGAGAACACATTCAAAGTCGCCCTGATGTGGATGTCACTTTCAAACAAACCATCTTTCAGGACACCATCCAGGACCTGAGGAACAAG ATTCATTTGGCTTCCCAAGACAATGGCGCATTGCTCTTGTCTGTGGACAATGCCAGACTGGCCGCAGACGACTTCAAGAAAAA GTATGAGAAGGAGCTGGAAATGCGCATGAGCATTGAAGCCGACATCTTAAAACTGAGGAAAGTACTGGATGAGTTTAGTTTGAGTCGGTCGGACCTGGAGATAAAAATTGAGAATCTGAATGAGGAGCTCATCATACTGAGCAGATATCACGAGGAG GAGATGTCTGTGACCAGAGCTGAGGCTGTAGGTCATGTGGATGTTAGTGTGGATGCAGCGCCCTCTATGGACCTGATGAAGGCCATGACAGAGATCAGACAACACTATGAGACTGTGACTGAGAAAAAACGCCAAGAGCTGGAGACCTGGTATGAGACCAAG ACTGCCCCGGTGGAACAGGAGGTGGTCACACAAAATGAAGAGCTTCATAACAGCAGAATAGAGCTGAAGGAGTTGACAAACACCTTACAGAAACTACAGATTGAACTGCAGACCCAGCAGAGCTTG AAGTCAGCCCTTGATGGTGAACTGGAGGAAACGCAGGCTCGTTACGGCGACCAGTTGGCTAGGCTTCAGGCCACTGTCACCAGCCTAGAGGACCAGCTAAGTCAATTTCATAACAACATTGCCAGCAACAAACGAGAGTATGAAACGCTGCTGGATGTCAAGAACAGACTGGAGCATGAGATCGCTGAGTACAAGAGACTGCTGGATGGAAATGAGAG GGAGTCCGACA AAGATGTCACCAAAACCATCACAGTGATGGAAAGCACGGTGGATGAGAAGACTGTGGACAGCAGCGAGAGCAGCGGCAGCGTGGATGATGATGAGCAAAATGACTGA